A single region of the Saprospiraceae bacterium genome encodes:
- the xerD gene encoding site-specific tyrosine recombinase XerD — translation MANWRPYINGFKAYLLLERSLSENTIEAYIRDIEKLVEFLALAEYDLSPEALAVDHLSQFIHTLNDLGLGARSQARLISAIKTFYKYLLMEDLIQINPTALLEGPRLPRKIPEVLYYEEIQSMIATIDLSHPHGVRNRAMLETLYACGLRVSELTDLRLSNLSLDIGYIKVLGKGNKERIIPIGEEAVKHIGLYIEGVRRRMTNIDPEHNNFLFLNRRGKQLSRIMVFMIVKECAQLAGIEKNVSPHTFRHSFATHLIEGGANLRAVQDMLGHESILTTEIYTHLNTDFLRETILSYHPRNRH, via the coding sequence ATGGCAAATTGGCGCCCTTATATCAATGGTTTTAAGGCTTATCTTTTATTAGAGCGTTCCCTTTCGGAGAACACCATTGAGGCATATATCCGAGATATTGAGAAATTGGTTGAGTTTTTGGCCCTCGCGGAGTACGACCTGTCGCCAGAAGCATTGGCCGTCGATCACCTCTCGCAATTTATCCATACGCTAAATGACCTGGGCCTTGGTGCCCGTTCGCAAGCGCGCCTGATTTCGGCTATAAAGACATTCTACAAGTATTTACTCATGGAGGATTTGATCCAAATCAATCCCACCGCTCTACTGGAAGGCCCGCGCTTGCCCCGCAAAATCCCTGAAGTCCTCTACTACGAAGAGATTCAAAGTATGATTGCCACCATTGACCTAAGTCATCCCCACGGGGTTCGCAATCGGGCGATGCTGGAAACGCTATATGCCTGTGGGTTGCGGGTCAGTGAACTGACCGACCTGCGGCTGAGTAATCTATCCCTGGACATTGGCTACATAAAAGTTTTGGGAAAGGGCAATAAAGAGCGCATTATACCCATAGGAGAAGAGGCGGTAAAACATATCGGTCTGTATATCGAGGGAGTACGGCGCCGAATGACAAATATTGACCCCGAGCACAACAATTTTCTTTTCCTCAATCGCCGGGGCAAGCAATTGAGCCGAATCATGGTTTTTATGATCGTAAAAGAATGTGCCCAGCTGGCAGGCATTGAAAAAAATGTTAGCCCGCACACCTTCCGCCATTCCTTCGCTACCCACCTCATTGAAGGCGGCGCCAACCTCCGGGCCGTACAAGACATGCTTGGCCATGAGTCCATTCTAACCACCGAGATCTATACCCACCTGAATACCGATTTTTTAAGGGAAACGATCCTGAGCTACCACCCCCGAAATAGGCACTAA
- a CDS encoding DUF4197 domain-containing protein translates to MIKKIAALCLVVQMAACTPQELQSALGTVLGDSESLTNADIAGGLKQALQIGITEGATRLSQTDGYFKSPYKILLPEEAQKVTKRLQGIPGFAQVENEILERINRGAEDAAKSAAPIFVDAITKMSFNDALGILMGENNAATTYLNQATYQALYAEFSPVIIESLDKFSARKYWEDAVNSYNKIPFVEKANPDLGDYVTQQALKGLFTMVEKKEQDIRVNANARTSDLLKKVFAKQDKK, encoded by the coding sequence ATGATAAAAAAAATTGCCGCCTTATGCCTAGTTGTACAAATGGCTGCCTGTACACCCCAAGAACTACAAAGCGCCCTTGGAACCGTCCTTGGCGATAGCGAAAGCCTCACCAATGCAGATATTGCTGGTGGTTTGAAACAGGCCCTGCAAATTGGCATCACGGAAGGTGCAACCCGCTTATCCCAAACAGATGGTTACTTCAAAAGCCCCTACAAGATACTCCTGCCAGAGGAAGCTCAAAAGGTAACCAAAAGGCTACAAGGTATCCCTGGTTTTGCCCAAGTTGAAAATGAAATTCTGGAAAGAATCAACCGTGGTGCAGAGGACGCTGCTAAAAGTGCTGCACCTATTTTTGTGGATGCGATCACCAAAATGAGTTTTAATGATGCCCTTGGTATTCTGATGGGCGAAAACAATGCGGCTACCACTTACCTTAACCAGGCTACCTACCAGGCGCTATACGCCGAATTTAGTCCCGTCATTATTGAATCTCTTGATAAATTCAGTGCCCGAAAATATTGGGAAGATGCTGTGAATTCGTATAATAAAATCCCTTTTGTAGAAAAAGCCAACCCCGATTTGGGCGATTATGTCACCCAACAAGCATTGAAGGGCTTATTTACGATGGTAGAGAAAAAAGAGCAGGATATCCGCGTAAATGCCAATGCGCGTACTTCGGATTTGCTGAAAAAAGTCTTTGCCAAGCAGGATAAAAAGTAA